gtattatGTAATACAGTCAAATGAGACCCCCTTTTAGTAATGTGTGATCTTACTGTGTTTTAAATCCATTTTACCCTCATAAAACATTCACTCAGTATAGTTTGTTTATCTAACCCATTATTCTTCTTTCCCCTGTATCACTAAATGGGGCGAGAAAGATAGGAGGGGCCTGGAGTCGTTGTCGCCTGTTCATTAATGACGCCCCCTCCCCATCGCCTACAGTGCCCCCACACCTTTTGAAGCACCTGCCCTTGAGCAAATGGGCCTTTCATACTTGAAGTGTGATCACATTTTCTTACTTTTCTTACTAAATACTTCTTTTTTAGCTTTTGTTTGTTAGTTCCTCAAACTAAATTGTGTCACAATGgcacagatgttttttttccatcaaatCTATAGGATTAGCTCATTAGTGGTAGTGAATAACTAAAATAGAATGATAAACTACCCTGGACAGCTTCATACTCTCGCGTAATCATTGCAGTGGCCAGTATCTCagctaaaaaggaaaaaaataaacattttcaggACAATGATTTGCTTGTTTACTCATAAATTGTTAGGTCTGAGACAACCTGATGCTCTCAAAGCTTGCCACACCACCATCTATCATGAAATTAAATAGGCAACCTGTGGGGGTTTGGTAGGTGACTTGCATAAGGGTACTACCAGGTATACTCAGTCACTCCTGGGATTTGAAGCCACAACCTTCTGGTTGCTGGCTCAACCACTCCAAACCCTGGGCTACCACCCACCAACTGCCAGCAtttgaatggtttaaaattCATTCATTGACATTACATTTTTTGACCAATGTTTTGGCAAATGTTGGTGTATGTGTAGTGCATGATTTAGGGTATTtgcatttcttgtaaaatggTTGTGTTCATATTTTGTTACTCTTGAATGGTATTAATGAATAACATAGTAGTGCTAAAGCTACTGCAAAGTGCTTTGTTAAACTTGCACTGCATTTATTCacaaaagaatggaaaaagaaGGTTAAAAAGTAACACACTTTATTTAGTAATATCAGTATATAGATATGTTGAAAAATTATAAACAGCAAAACCCATTcataaaaatgctaaaacagAATCTCTAAACATTTTAAGACTAGAAATTGACATCTGTTGGGATCTTAAATAAAAGGCATTTCATTATTTGAAGCCATAACTGCTCTACAAAACtgccattttaatttaaatgctTGACCAAAAAAAAGCCACAAAGTTGCTGAAAGTCTATCTAAACATAAAATCACATCTTTTCACAGAGAATCTCACTTATTATCTTTCCGAGACTCGTCAGAATGCTGCCCTTCCTCCCAGGTCCAGGTAGGGGCCCTTGGTTATTAGGAGTGTACATGCTGGGGCTGTCTGTAAAGATGGTCTGAGTGGTAAATGAAAAGAGGTCCGAGGGTCCTGGCATAGGCGGAGAGGATAGGAAGGAAAGGGGTTATAGCGGGAAGGGGGAGTAGACGATGGAAGAGCATGATCTAAAGGAGGGAGAAGGGAAGGGTGCAGTACCATGTCAGGCAGGTAGGGAGCAGCTGGATTCATCTGAGAAAAAGACCCGATCTCAGATGGAGCAACAGGAGGATATGCATTGAAAGAAGCAGGATACTGGGCATGGGTTGGACCTGGGGGGACAGAGTGGTTTTGTAGGGCTGCATGTGGAAAATGGGAAGTTGTGGAAGCCTGTATAGACACAAAGGGTTGTGCTGGGACTTGAGAAGGATTTGCACATTGGGGAGGAacatgagagaaagaggagactGGTAGTGACTGAGGGATAGTGGGCTGGATTTGGACCATATTTGGAATAGCTGGAATACCATGAGAAGGGCCAATAGCTGGCATACCTAGATTCTGGAGAGGATAGGAACCGGATGGGATGGAAGTTGGGAAGGGATGAGATGTGTGAGGGGGTTGGACAGAGTTAGGAATGGGCCCAGGGATTGCATGTGTTGGCAGAGAAGTGGTAGAATTGATTGTTGGGATGGAGATGAAGGATTCAGTTGTTGAATGTGTTGGGTTTTGGAAAGATGGAGAAGGGTTTAGATGAGAAGTTGATGATAGTTGAGTGGTTGTGAAAGAGCATGCTGCTGGGGTTTGCCTAGGCAAAGAACTTGGATTGTTGGGCTGTGTTGGGAAAGGAAAGGCAGTTGTGTTAGTGTTCAGTTCAGATGGGGTAGTTACAGGGTTGGAATTGGTTTGCGGCACAGAATGAAAAGGGAATGCTGTTGGGATTGGATTTGAATCTGGTGTGCCATTATTAGGGTTTGCCTGTGGAACTGGAGGAAAGGGGAAAGCAGTTTGGGGAATGACTTGGGATGGAGGCGTAGTGGGATCAGGGTTGTTAGATGACTGCACTGGGGGAAGGGGAAGGCAGTCGGTGCTGCGTCTTGGACAGAAGAGGGTGTACTGACCAAACTTCCATCAACAGCTTGGTTCTGAGCTGTGTCTATGGAAAGACTGGAAGAACAGCCATTGATGGACTGGCAAGAAGGTTGAGGGAAGAGATTGGAAGGATGGATTTGTATGGTGTCTGAGGACCTAGGTGTTCTTGGATGAAAGGACAGGGTGTAAGAGGAGGAAGGTGCCAACTGAGGAGAAGAAGAGGGAATGAGAGATGGGGGGATATGTAGAAGCCTGGGGAGAGGTAGAGGAAGATGTGATTGAAGAAGAGGAATTCAGGATAGGATAGTGGGAGGAAGCTATGGAAGAATAATCTTGCAGAGGGGATGGGTCAGAATGAGAGGATGATAGATCGGGTGCCTGAGTGGAGGACACTGAGGAATAGAGGGATGTTGGCTGAGGAAGAGGCACAGGTGGGTGAGATGAGGATGTAATTGGAGGGGATGTAAACGTGGAGTATGAGGAAAGTTCCATCATTTGGGCAGACCTGGAAATAAGAAAGAGAACCAGAGAATTGAACAATTGAACAAACAACTGTCATTCCTAGACTTTCAAAGGAGTCATTGATTAACTTGCTCAAAACTTCAAACCTCAGCTTATAACCACAGACTGAGCTGGTGTACAAATATGTGTAAGGGTGCACTGCTCACCCATGAAGCAATCCACTGTTCATATCATTATCTGAAGCCTGAGGTCGGTTTTCTCTGGAATCTGGAATCTCTGAGATCTCGGGTATCTGGGTCATCTGGGAACCCAGAAATTCTTGCGCAGAGCTATGCTGCTGTTCTGTCTGCTCTGGGTAAGATGCCACATCAGTGCAGTAGCCTGAATCGGGTAAAGGCAGAGTGGTACTCTGCAGTACCATAGTCTGTGATAGGACCTCTGTGGAATCACATGGGTCACATGACTCTGAAGGCAAGAAATACACTGAGTTAGAAATGATCACTCTGTATTTGGATTTTATTTTGGACATTCCTAAATGAGTTTAGTTACCTATGTCGAGAGGTTCTTCTTGATAGGGCTGTTTCCTCTTCTGCCTTGCCTCTCTTTGTCTGAAAGAAATAAGGATGGAGTTTATAATGCTAGTTTTCCATTCTCTTGATCTTGCATAGATTATGTGTCCATTGATTGAAACTTACTTTTTGCAGTTCATTCCATTTTCCCTGAAGCCTTTGGCAAATGGATTGGAATTGATCTTCAGCTCAGTTATCTAAAAACATACAGAGATTTACAATTCACACTGTTTCTAAGACAGCAGTATCAAGGTGTGTTGACATTCTAAACTTGTTTGTCCTGTGTTTTTTCACTGCAGAGTTAATCCTCAGACTCaagttttattccattaattttcaaatatgtttcaCCTTGTTGTTCTGGTAGGCTGTAACAGTGATGAACTGGGTCTCTGGGAAGGTGAAGGAATGCTGAGCTCCTCCCCACATCAGCACATCTCTGGCCTCAATCACATGCAACCGTGGCTGGTACTTGTGCAAAGAGTGGAGAATGATCTGATGGACAGAGATTAAGTGGGAAAATATTTGCACTACCTTTAAAAAAGTTTAGAAgcacatttttaagagtgtggaacCGGTGTTTTATCAATAATATTAAACCTCATTTATTGCAAATACAggtataatattattataatgtgaTGCTAATGCCCTACAACTTCACAGGTTTCAAGTAAACAgcaggaagctgtaaaaaagaaaattttagTGTACAAAATAATTGGTGTAGAAGATTCCACAATAATGGAGAAAGCTACATAACATAGAATAAGTTATAATAACATGCATTTCCAAAATGCCTCATATTGAAAATTAGTAATTAAATCTCAAGGTTTTTAAGAATAAATTAGACACGTTTTATTAGGCACACTATTATTTATCCTGCTTATGCTGGTTTATTGTATTCCAATAAACACTCTATAAgttatttactgaataaaataacaaaaactatTAATATAAATGTTACTCCAAATGCAGAGAAAGGCACTGTGTATCTCTGATTTGATGATATGGATCCTTGAGGAGCATTTGCGATTTCAAAGCTTTCCATTATTTGCACAGAGAAAAATCGTGCAGGTGAAGCACTGTGCACACTTACGTGTCCTTGTGTGTCCAGTGTGTTGTTGGTAAGTTTGGCTCGGTGAAAGGATATAGTGCGGTTCTGCCAGTGTTCTCCAGTCGCAGGTGAGTCAGGATGGATGAAAACCCGGTCTGGAAGTCGGGCCTCGGCCCCACCTACCACCTGCCAGCTGTCGTCTTGGAAACGGTAGCGGGAGGAGTCTACGGGTACAATGTCTAACAGAAGAATGTAACGCAGAGACGGGTTCAAGCCTGATAGTTTCACCTTCAGCGGGGGAAACATCCGTCTGATGGAGAGAGACAAGGAAAGAGATCACGATTCTgtgctatatttatatatattttcatgttcaaaGGAAAAAGCATTTGCcactcatttaaaaacataGATGTTGATTAAAGGAAttaaattccactgatttactGACTGTGTAATTTTGAATATTAATCAAAAATGCACTACCTGCCCTTCTTGGTGATGATCATTTCAGTGCCAACAGTGGTGAACTGTTTCCATAGCGATGCATCCTCCAACTCCAACTTCACAGTGCCCTGAGCTTTCATAGatgtctctctgtttggaggggGTGGGGCTAGAAGGCGAGGGGGCAAGCTTCGGGCCACCATGTCACATGATGGCGGGTACAGGGGCACACGGGCTGGGGGCTCTCGATCTGCCGGGCGGTAAAATGATGATATGTCAGTGGGTGTTAGGAGTTTGTGTGAACCAAACAAAACTACAACCAAAGTTTGAAACTGAAAGAATCCAGCGCAGTTAACAGCAGCATGATGTAGCTCATCAGCTCATTATCACACCCTTCAGCTGTCGAATCAGGCCATTCACAGGAGGTCCCTATGGAACCTGAGTTCACATAAGCACTGAACAGATCACTCTGTGACAATATCTATTGGACAGTGGTGTAAAAAGGCCATGATGCAATAATTTGAAAGTAATAACTGACTGTAAACAATGTTGAGTAAAGTATGTGGTCATTTCTTGACCAAAATCAAAATATACAGCTATTTTAAATGGGGAAAAGGCTGTTGTCTGTATTCTACTGCCATGAAAATAGATCCTCTGATCACATTTGAGTatgcagtgtatttataaatgATAATTCTGAGTTGCaccaaaatgaatgaattgtaGTGAAACTCAAGACCCCCAAGTCCAACAGTCTAAACAGCAATGAATTTCCCTCCAAAAGCCCAGTAGATTAATAAGAAATGCACACATTTACTAGGCATTCAAAGTGGaataaaactgatttttaaaaatgtcagcataattaaatcaatgtgatgtaaacagagttgttcagagtggtttggtatgaaacgcTCTGTgagtttttcacagtggtggtgataagaaccagacatccacctctaaaagctccctcacagaaagtgatTACATGAAACGATTACTAATACCCTGCTTGATAGCTGAGACTCTGCTTTATGATACGTTTGACACAAGATTTTGGCATAAAAGGtattttttaaaccttttaatGGCAAAGATggcactgtgaggcaaaatagtccccaaagaaaacttattattccagattttccactattttccatcatcaacattccatataaactcagaagactcgtgtaggttctctggtggttctggatggtaaataaaatgtctctatttgtgttgtagtcatgtcgacccctggttcccatcaccaccactgtaaagacatctctACAGTCTGgtagagatggttcttcaagggttctttatagtaaagaaaatggttctatatgggaccataaacactcaaactctttgcatgattctTGGTattgtaaaatggttcttcagatcaatgGAGAATGTGCCGTAGGTGGTTCTATTAAGAATCTTTCataaaaagcaccaaaaaggcttgtaacaatagaagaactctttttggtgccacctaaaacacattgtccattaagctgaagaactgtttcacaatgcaaagaaccctttaatcatgcaaagcggtctttgagtgttcgtagttccatatagaaccatagaattaaagaacccttgaagaaccatctttttccaGTGTGTACAATCAATCGTGTTTCATATTGGTGTTGCTCTCTCTTACCTCGGTAGTAGCAGTCTCCGAGTCTGGGGCCAAGGGCCAAACTGGGGTACATGTCCACTCCCAGCATGCTTTTATGTTACAGTGCTTCTTCAGTCTTCTTCTGAGTTCAGTGTTGGATCTTCTTCCTGAGGAATTAACTGACCAAACAGTTTAACATTCCTTCGGCATCACTGGCCTTTGCTTCTTCTGTCCTCAGTTGTCTTCAGGTGATTGCATTTCTTCTAACACCCGTTGCTCCATGCTCTTTCTGTTATATAGGTGAGTGTGAGCTACCAAATGGTGAGGTCTtcacactccctccctctccttctgtctcaGCCAGGCCTGTAGGCCCCACACTCTTGGCCTTTGCATACGgcctaaacaaacacacaggcacacagttACCTGCTTGAACGTATATTGCTGaggtcagaataaaacctcgtatctccatttttattgttttctcagttttgttttcatagtttgaaagtgcctgtcgatctttacattgtacatgaatttcatgatgaatggactgatgATGAAACGTTTCATGatgaaacggcccaaaatgacttggaaagatgtctggttccactgacttacattaaaagtaaagtaggttttttccttctcctgtaaagttaccatgttggagatatgaggttgtcttccgacagcagcaatatgctgGCTCTAATTCTAATGTGAAATCATGCATCTACACCCATTTAGCTGTGAGTTAGCATGTACCTACTCCACTGCACTGCTGTTCCGCATTAAGCATGTTTATTAGCAATATTTTAAAAGATCGTCCCGCTGGAATTATAAAGCCTTAACTTAATACCTTTAGATGttgattt
This portion of the Pygocentrus nattereri isolate fPygNat1 chromosome 13, fPygNat1.pri, whole genome shotgun sequence genome encodes:
- the tbx6 gene encoding LOW QUALITY PROTEIN: T-box transcription factor TBX6 (The sequence of the model RefSeq protein was modified relative to this genomic sequence to represent the inferred CDS: inserted 1 base in 1 codon; deleted 4 bases in 3 codons; substituted 2 bases at 2 genomic stop codons): MLGVDMYPSLALGPRLGDCYYRDREPPARVPLYPPSCDMVARSLPPRLLAPPPPNRETSMKAQGTVKLELEDASLWKQFTTVGTEMIITKKGRRMFPPLKVKLSGLNPSLRYILLLDIVPVDSSRYRFQDDSWQVVGGAEARLPDRVFIHPDSPATGEHWQNRTISFHRAKLTNNTLDTQGHIILHSLHKYQPRLHVIEARDVLMWGGAQHSFTFPETQFITVTAYQNNKITELKINSNPFAKGFRENGMNCKKQREARQKRKQPYQEEPLDIESCDPCDSTEVLSQTMVLQSTTLPLPDSGYCTDVASYPEQTEQQHSSAQEFLGSQMTQIPEISEIPDSRENRPQASDNDMNSGLLHGSAQMMELSSYSTFTSPPITSSSHPPVPLPQPTSLYSSVSSTQAPDLSSSHSDPSPLQDYSSIASSHYPILNSSSSITSSSTSPQASTYPPISHSSSSPQLAPSSSYTLSFHPRTPRSSDTIQIHPSNLFPQPSCQSINGCSSSLSIDTAQNQAVDGSLVSTPSSVQDAAPTAFPXPPVQSSNNPDPTTPPSQVIPQTAFPFPPVPQANPNNGTPDSNPIPTAFPFHSVPQTNSNPVTTPSELNTNTTAFPFPTQPNNPSSLPRQTPAACSFTTTQLSSTSHLNPSPSFQNPTHSTTESFISIPTINSTTSLPTHAIPGPIPNSVQPPHTSHPFPTSIPSGSYPLQNLGMPAIGPSHGIPAIPNMVQIQPTIPQSLPVSSFSHVPPQCANPSQVPAQPFVSIQASTTSHFPHAALQNHSVPPGPTHAQYPASFNAYPPVAPSEIGSFSQMNPAAPYLPDMVLHPSLLPPLDHALPSSTPPSRYNPFPSYPLRLCQDPRTSFHLPLRHLYRQPQHVHSXXKGPYLDLGGRAAF